The following proteins come from a genomic window of Salminus brasiliensis chromosome 15, fSalBra1.hap2, whole genome shotgun sequence:
- the alg11 gene encoding GDP-Man:Man(3)GlcNAc(2)-PP-Dol alpha-1,2-mannosyltransferase, which yields MSRHDHLSLCLCDLIRLLWSLLLPCFCLCLVLTCLLFLMVMGVRAWLQANRKAQRARDGKPAVAFFHPYCNAGGGGERVLWCAIRALQNRYQDVDFVVYTGDQGVTAEQIVDGARRRFNIRLPRPVRFVFLKHRFLVEASLYPHFTLLGQSIGSLFLGWEALTTFTPDLYIDSMGYAFTLPVFRYLGGCRVGSYVHYPTISTDMLSVVRERNPRFNNADLITNNPVLSAIKVIYYCAFALLYGLAGSCSDVVMVNSTWTLGHILALWRAPNRTSVVYPPCDVQAFLDVPLEEEEEQKRDRKCHSLVSVAQFRPEKDHRLQIRAFRKLLDKKGAEPGGRESVKLVLIGGCRNQDDEDRVLMLRGLCQELGVADRVEFKLNIPFEELKKELVEATIGLHTMWNEHFGIGVVECMAAGTVILAHKSGGPKMDIVVPYDGGATGFLADDEDNYAEAMERILSLTANARLDIRRRARQSVARFSDHEFEVSFLAAVEPLMGTLER from the exons ATGTCTCGACACGACCATCTGTCCCTCTGCCTGTGCGATTTAATCAG GTTGCTGTGGTCTCTGTTGTTGCCATGCTTCTGCCTGTGCCTCGTTCTCACTTGCTTGCTGTTCCTGATGGTCATGGGGGTGCGGGCGTGGCTCCAGGCTAACAGGAAAGCACAGAGAGCTCGAGATGGAAAGCCTGCCGTGGCATTCTTCCACCCGTACTGCAACgctggaggtggaggagagagagtgctGTGGTGCGCTATAAGAGCCCTCCAGAATAG GTATCAGGATGTGGATTTTGTTGTCTATACTGGAGACCAGGGTGTGACAGCAGAGCAGATTGTTGACGGTGCTCGACGGCGCTTCAACATTCGTCTGCCGCGGCCCGTCCGCTTTGTCTTCCTGAAACATCGCTTCCTCGTAGAGGCCAGCCTGTACCCGCACTTCACTCTGCTGGGTCAAAGCATCGGCTCGCTCTTCTTGGGCTGGGAGGCACTCACGACCTTCACTCCAGACCTCTACATCGACTCCATGGGTTACGCCTTCACCCTGCCTGTGTTCCGCTACCTGGGTGGATGCAGAGTGGGCAGCTACGTGCACTACCCCACCATCAGCACAGACATGCTCTCTGTGGTCCGGGAGAGGAACCCCAG GTTCAACAATGCAGACCTCATCACCAATAACCCCGTGCTGAGTGCCATTAAAGTCATTTATTACTGTGCCTTCGCACTGCTGTATGGGCTGGCTGGCTCTTGCAGCGACGTGGTCATGGTCAACTCCACCTGGACATTGGGCCACATCTTGGCACTGTGGCGTGCCCCCAACCGCACCAGTGTGGTCTACCCGCCTTGTGATGTCCAGGCATTCCTCGACGTTCCtctggaggaagaagaggaacaGAAAAGAGACCGGAAGTGCCACTCCCTGGTGTCAGTGGCTCAGTTTCGTCCTGAGAAGGACCACCGGCTGCAGATCAGGGCCTTCCGCAAACTTCTAGACAAGAAGGGTGCAGAGCCTGGAGGGAGGGAGTCTGTGAAACTGGTGCTGATTGGCGGATGTCGGAACCAGGACGACGAGGACAGGGTGCTGATGCTGAGGGGGCTGTGCCAGGAGCTGGGCGTGGCCGATAGAGTGGAGTTTAAACTTAACATTCCGtttgaggagctgaagaaggaattGGTGGAAGCCACCATCGGTCTGCACACCATGTGGAACGAACATTTTGGCATCG gTGTGGTTGAGTGCATGGCCGCTGGGACGGTCATCCTGGCCCATAAGTCTGGTGGGCCCAAGATGGACATCGTGGTCCCATATGATGGAGGTGCCACAGGCTTTCTGGCTGATGACGAGGACAACTATGCTGAGGCCATGGAGCGCATCCTCAGCCTGACGGCCAACGCACGTCTGGACATTCGGCGAAGAGCGCGGCAATCCGTCGCCCGCTTTTCCGACCATGAGTTTGAAGTGTCGTTCCTGGCAGCTGTGGAGCCACTGATGGGCACTTTGGAGCGATGA